A single region of the Nocardioides aurantiacus genome encodes:
- the mnhG gene encoding monovalent cation/H(+) antiporter subunit G, with product MSQVLDVSGAVLVLLGCLLSLVAGIGLVRLPDLLTRMHAATKPQVLGLVLVTGGLALVLRDGSTTMLLGLVVVAQLLTIPVASHMVARASWRGGQVRHDLLDVDELTGSATLQEDRGAP from the coding sequence ATGAGCCAGGTGCTCGACGTGAGCGGAGCGGTGCTGGTGCTGCTCGGCTGCCTGCTGAGCCTGGTGGCCGGCATCGGGCTGGTGCGCCTGCCCGACCTGCTGACCCGGATGCACGCCGCGACCAAGCCGCAGGTGCTCGGCCTGGTGCTGGTCACCGGCGGCCTGGCGCTGGTGCTGCGCGATGGCTCGACCACGATGCTGCTCGGGCTGGTCGTGGTGGCGCAGCTGCTGACCATCCCCGTGGCCAGCCACATGGTGGCCCGGGCCTCCTGGCGCGGCGGCCAGGTGCGCCACGACCTGCTCGACGTCGACGAGCTCACCGGCTCCGCGACGCTGCAGGAGGACCGCGGAGCGCCCTGA
- a CDS encoding monovalent cation/H+ antiporter complex subunit F, producing MSVVLVAAAVVLAVSGMLTLARMTMGPTMLDRAISFDVLLSIIICVIAVDAALRRTAENVPAMLVATLLGFVGSVSVARFSPGSDDVEAEAADDEEGDG from the coding sequence ATGAGCGTCGTGCTGGTCGCCGCCGCGGTCGTGCTCGCGGTCTCGGGGATGCTGACCCTGGCCCGGATGACGATGGGTCCGACGATGCTCGACCGGGCGATCTCCTTCGACGTGCTGCTCTCGATCATCATCTGCGTGATCGCCGTGGACGCCGCGCTGCGGCGTACGGCCGAGAACGTGCCCGCCATGCTGGTCGCCACCCTGCTGGGCTTCGTCGGCTCGGTCAGCGTGGCCCGGTTCAGCCCCGGGAGCGACGACGTCGAGGCCGAGGCCGCCGACGACGAGGAGGGCGACGGATGA
- a CDS encoding Na+/H+ antiporter subunit E: MSPEVRTTRRGSTRPARYRAVQWPMVLWLTLVWWVLWGSYSALSLVGGVLVAVAACWVFPLPPLRMRVRLHPVGLLVLVGRFAVDVVVASLQVARTTLAPPDPLRSSLVEVRLRTESDLVLTAVAELVSLVPGTVVVEAHRGSHTLFLHAIDTDAAGVEAVRSMVWDQEARVLAAIGREGVPPEPAR; encoded by the coding sequence ATGAGCCCCGAGGTCCGCACCACCCGCCGGGGGAGCACCCGCCCGGCGCGCTACCGCGCCGTGCAGTGGCCGATGGTGCTGTGGCTGACCCTGGTGTGGTGGGTGCTGTGGGGCAGCTACTCCGCGCTCTCGCTGGTCGGGGGCGTGCTGGTGGCGGTCGCCGCGTGCTGGGTCTTCCCGCTGCCGCCGCTGCGGATGCGGGTGCGGCTGCACCCGGTCGGCCTGCTCGTGCTGGTGGGCCGGTTCGCCGTCGACGTGGTCGTCGCGAGCCTCCAGGTCGCCCGCACCACGCTGGCTCCGCCCGACCCGCTGCGCAGCTCCCTGGTCGAGGTGCGGCTGCGCACCGAGTCCGACCTGGTGCTCACGGCCGTCGCCGAGCTGGTCTCGCTGGTGCCGGGCACGGTCGTGGTCGAGGCGCACCGCGGCAGCCACACGCTGTTCCTGCACGCCATCGACACCGACGCCGCCGGGGTCGAGGCGGTGCGCAGCATGGTGTGGGACCAGGAGGCGCGCGTGCTGGCCGCGATCGGCCGCGAGGGCGTCCCCCCGGAGCCGGCCCGATGA
- a CDS encoding Na+/H+ antiporter subunit D — translation MTSLVPLPVILPLLGTGATLMLFRFPRAQRIVSALVLTAVVVVAAVLLVSVDRDGTQVVWLGGWEGLGIALVADRLAVLMLLVSAVVTLAVLLYSIGQGITGDERETPVSIYHPTFLTLVAGVSNAFLAGDLFNLFVSFEMLLFSSYVLLTLGGTAARVRAGTIYVVVNVVSSMLFLIALATTYAAVGTLNLAQVAERLDGLPPSVALMIQLLLLVTFAIKAAVFPLSLWLPDSYPTAPAPVTAVFAGLLTKVGVYAIIRTQTLLFPDSPLSTLLMVAALLTMVIGILGAIAQSDIKRMLSFTLVSHIGYMIFGVGLATEAGTGGAVFYVAHHITIQTALFLVVGLIERRAGSTALLRLGGLARLSPLLGVLFFVPAMNLAGIPPMSGFLGKVDLFQAGVAQGSPLALVLVAGGTLTSLLTLYAVAKTWALAFWRSPQQAHDMARLLVGHGEEDRREQDEQAVPAMVEHRGHVHVGSVAFGAADLDEARQVADADAPDRDLHQLIEAGALPDRLPLLMVLPTAGLVLASLAITVVAGPLVGYTDRAAADLTDRDSYVGAVMDGVPR, via the coding sequence GTGACGAGTCTCGTGCCGCTGCCGGTGATCCTGCCCCTGCTGGGCACGGGCGCCACCTTGATGCTGTTCCGCTTCCCGCGGGCGCAGCGGATCGTCAGCGCGCTGGTGCTGACGGCCGTGGTGGTCGTGGCCGCCGTGCTGCTGGTCTCGGTCGACCGGGACGGCACCCAGGTGGTCTGGCTGGGTGGCTGGGAGGGCCTGGGCATCGCGCTGGTGGCCGACCGGCTCGCGGTGCTGATGCTGCTGGTCTCGGCCGTCGTCACCCTCGCGGTGCTGCTCTACTCCATCGGGCAGGGCATCACCGGCGACGAGCGGGAGACCCCGGTCTCGATCTACCACCCGACGTTCCTCACCCTGGTGGCCGGCGTCTCCAACGCCTTCCTCGCGGGCGACCTGTTCAACCTGTTCGTCAGCTTCGAGATGCTGCTCTTCTCCAGCTACGTGCTGCTCACCCTCGGCGGCACGGCCGCCCGGGTGCGCGCGGGCACCATCTACGTCGTCGTCAACGTGGTCTCCTCGATGCTCTTCCTCATCGCCCTGGCCACGACGTACGCCGCGGTGGGCACCCTCAACCTCGCGCAGGTCGCCGAGCGCCTGGACGGGCTGCCGCCGTCGGTGGCGCTGATGATCCAGCTGCTGCTGCTCGTCACCTTCGCCATCAAGGCGGCCGTCTTCCCGCTCTCGCTGTGGCTTCCCGACAGCTATCCCACGGCGCCCGCGCCGGTGACCGCGGTCTTCGCCGGCCTGCTCACCAAGGTCGGGGTCTACGCGATCATCCGCACCCAGACGCTGCTCTTCCCCGACAGCCCGCTCTCGACGCTGCTCATGGTGGCGGCGCTGCTCACGATGGTGATCGGCATCCTCGGGGCGATCGCGCAGTCCGACATCAAGCGGATGCTGTCCTTCACGCTGGTCAGCCACATCGGCTACATGATCTTCGGGGTGGGCCTGGCCACCGAGGCCGGCACCGGCGGGGCGGTGTTCTACGTCGCCCACCACATCACCATCCAGACCGCGCTGTTCCTGGTCGTCGGGCTGATCGAGCGCCGGGCGGGCAGCACCGCCCTGCTCCGGCTCGGCGGCCTGGCCCGGCTCAGCCCGTTGCTCGGCGTGCTGTTCTTCGTGCCGGCGATGAACCTCGCCGGCATCCCGCCGATGTCGGGCTTCCTCGGCAAGGTCGACCTGTTCCAGGCCGGCGTGGCCCAGGGGTCGCCGCTCGCCCTGGTGCTGGTGGCCGGCGGCACGCTGACCAGCCTGCTCACGCTCTACGCCGTGGCGAAGACCTGGGCGCTGGCGTTCTGGCGCTCCCCGCAGCAGGCGCACGACATGGCACGGCTGCTCGTCGGCCACGGCGAGGAGGACCGGCGCGAGCAGGACGAGCAGGCGGTCCCGGCGATGGTCGAGCACCGTGGCCACGTGCACGTCGGCAGCGTCGCCTTCGGTGCCGCCGACCTCGACGAGGCCCGCCAGGTCGCCGACGCCGATGCGCCCGACCGCGACCTGCACCAGCTGATCGAGGCCGGTGCGCTGCCGGACCGGCTGCCGCTGCTGATGGTGCTGCCCACCGCCGGCCTGGTGCTCGCCAGCCTGGCCATCACCGTGGTCGCGGGGCCGTTGGTGGGCTACACCGACCGCGCCGCGGCCGACCTCACTGACCGCGACTCCTACGTCGGCGCCGTGATGGACGGGGTGCCGCGATGA
- a CDS encoding Na(+)/H(+) antiporter subunit C gives MEVNLTLLVGCAVMSGCGVYLLLERSLTRVLVGLVVLSNGVNLAFLAASGPAGDSPFWGSAEPEDMSDPLPQALVLTAIVITLGTIAFLLALAHRSWQLHGHDDVQDDVEDAAIRKLALDDATSDSFGLSTEGQEQDDPVEDRQ, from the coding sequence ATGGAGGTCAACCTGACCCTGCTGGTGGGCTGCGCGGTGATGAGCGGCTGCGGCGTCTACCTGCTGCTCGAGCGCAGCCTGACCCGCGTGCTCGTCGGCCTGGTCGTGCTCAGCAACGGCGTCAACCTCGCCTTCCTCGCAGCCAGCGGCCCGGCGGGGGACTCGCCCTTCTGGGGCTCGGCCGAGCCCGAGGACATGTCCGACCCGCTCCCGCAGGCGCTGGTGCTGACCGCGATCGTGATCACGCTGGGCACCATCGCCTTCCTGCTGGCCCTGGCGCACCGCAGCTGGCAGCTGCACGGCCACGACGACGTCCAGGACGACGTGGAGGACGCCGCGATCCGCAAGCTGGCCCTCGACGACGCGACCTCGGACTCGTTCGGGCTCAGCACCGAGGGCCAGGAGCAGGACGACCCCGTGGAGGACCGCCAGTGA
- a CDS encoding Na+/H+ antiporter subunit A, translating into MLLAIVAAHFVAAATAPVLVRRLGPRAFLALAVVPLVATVWALTRTGQVLDGRPVTQVVRWAPGLDLELAFSLGSLQWLMVLVVAGIGVLVMAYSASYFSDGTPGLVGFTTSFTAFVGAMLGLVLSDDLIVLVVFWELTTIFSFLLIGFEPTKRASRLAAMEALLVTTLGGLVMLVGVLVLGHEAGTMRISTILADPPTGTATTVAVLLLLVGALSKSAQVPFHFWLPGAMAAPTPVSAYLHAASMVKAGLYLVALLAPAFAGVPGWHLTLLTLGTTTMLLGGWRALRQLDLKLLLAYGTVSQLGFLLVVLSIGSRTAALAGLGVLLAHALFKATLFLTVGAVDTLTGTRDLHRLSGLGRRLPVLAVAAGLAAASMAGVPPLLGFVGKETLWAALLELADGETPGVPAWAGTLVLVGLVLGSALTAGYAARFWWGAFARKRDVEDSAPLPLSPAFGAAPVVLAGLSLALGLAGAALTAVLAPYADQLPARGHDEYLALWHGLELPLLLSAVSIGVGYLVFRWRDPLCRLQARFAAPLQAEQVYRWGMRLLDRVAVEVTGSFQRGSVSIYLGVILTVVLAAPGGVLVHGLVTGGLPAPQWVLWDRAGQPLVTLVMVAAAVMTVRSRRRLRAVVLAGVTGYGCAVLFLLHGAPDIALTQVLVETVSLTVFVLVLRRLPDYFTDRPLRVTRFYRMALATGVGVAVAGFVLVAAAARSTTPISDSFPLMAYVEGYGRNVVNVTLVDIRAWDTFGEISVLVAAATGVASLIFLDSRSTGIRRVHEIPYPQGVQKQPTRPGRRVWLPGPRTLSPERRSIVFEVVTRLVFHTIVVFSIYLLVAGHNLPGGGFAAGMVTGLALMVRYLAGGRYELNEAAPIDAGVLIGSGLFVAALSGIGPMLVGGAVLQTADVYVTLPLLGEVHLVSSVGFDIGVYLVVVGLVLDLLRTFGSQLDREILRSERQDAAAAPEASGVH; encoded by the coding sequence GTGCTGCTCGCGATCGTCGCTGCCCACTTCGTGGCCGCCGCGACCGCTCCGGTGCTGGTGCGCCGGCTCGGGCCCCGTGCGTTCCTGGCGCTGGCGGTGGTGCCGCTGGTGGCCACGGTGTGGGCGCTGACCCGCACCGGGCAGGTCCTCGACGGGCGCCCGGTCACCCAGGTGGTGCGGTGGGCGCCCGGTCTCGACCTCGAGCTGGCGTTCTCGCTGGGCTCGCTGCAGTGGCTGATGGTGCTCGTCGTCGCGGGCATCGGGGTGCTGGTGATGGCCTACTCGGCCTCCTACTTCTCCGACGGCACCCCGGGCCTGGTGGGGTTCACCACCAGCTTCACCGCCTTCGTCGGCGCGATGCTGGGGCTGGTGCTCTCCGACGACCTCATCGTCCTGGTCGTGTTCTGGGAGCTGACCACCATCTTCTCGTTCCTGCTGATCGGCTTCGAGCCGACCAAGCGGGCCTCGCGGCTGGCCGCGATGGAGGCGCTCCTGGTCACCACGCTCGGCGGCCTGGTGATGCTGGTCGGCGTCCTGGTGCTGGGCCACGAGGCCGGCACGATGCGGATCTCCACGATCCTGGCCGACCCGCCGACCGGCACGGCCACGACCGTGGCGGTCCTGCTGCTGCTCGTCGGCGCGCTGAGCAAGTCCGCCCAGGTGCCGTTCCACTTCTGGCTGCCCGGCGCGATGGCAGCGCCCACCCCGGTCAGCGCCTACCTCCACGCCGCGTCGATGGTCAAGGCCGGCCTCTACCTCGTGGCCCTGCTCGCCCCGGCCTTCGCCGGCGTCCCCGGCTGGCACCTCACGCTGCTGACGCTGGGCACGACCACGATGCTGCTGGGGGGCTGGCGGGCGCTGCGCCAGCTCGACCTCAAGCTGCTGCTCGCCTACGGCACCGTCAGCCAGCTGGGCTTCCTGCTCGTGGTGCTCTCGATCGGCAGCCGCACCGCCGCGCTCGCCGGCCTCGGCGTGCTGCTCGCCCACGCCCTGTTCAAGGCCACGCTCTTCCTCACCGTCGGGGCGGTCGACACCCTGACCGGCACCCGCGACCTGCACCGGCTCTCGGGCCTGGGTCGTCGCCTGCCCGTGCTCGCGGTCGCGGCCGGCCTCGCCGCCGCCTCGATGGCCGGCGTGCCCCCGCTGCTCGGGTTCGTGGGCAAGGAGACGCTCTGGGCCGCGTTGCTCGAGCTCGCCGACGGCGAGACCCCGGGCGTCCCCGCCTGGGCCGGCACCCTGGTGCTGGTCGGCCTCGTGCTGGGCTCCGCCCTGACCGCGGGGTACGCCGCCCGGTTCTGGTGGGGCGCCTTCGCCCGCAAGCGCGACGTCGAGGACAGCGCGCCGCTGCCGCTCTCGCCCGCCTTCGGCGCCGCCCCGGTGGTCCTCGCCGGCCTCAGCCTGGCGCTGGGACTGGCCGGCGCGGCGCTCACGGCCGTGCTCGCGCCGTACGCCGACCAGCTGCCGGCCCGCGGCCACGACGAGTACCTCGCGCTGTGGCACGGCCTCGAGCTGCCGCTCCTGCTGAGCGCGGTCTCGATCGGTGTGGGCTACCTCGTGTTCCGGTGGCGCGACCCGCTGTGCCGGCTCCAGGCCCGGTTCGCCGCCCCGCTCCAGGCCGAGCAGGTCTACCGGTGGGGGATGCGGCTGCTCGACCGGGTCGCGGTCGAGGTCACCGGCTCCTTCCAGCGCGGCTCGGTCTCGATCTACCTCGGCGTCATCCTCACCGTGGTGCTGGCCGCGCCCGGCGGCGTCCTCGTCCACGGCCTGGTCACCGGGGGACTGCCCGCGCCGCAGTGGGTGCTGTGGGACCGCGCCGGCCAGCCGCTGGTCACGCTGGTGATGGTGGCCGCGGCGGTCATGACGGTCCGGTCGCGCCGCCGGCTGCGCGCCGTCGTGCTGGCCGGCGTCACCGGCTACGGCTGCGCCGTGCTGTTCCTGCTGCACGGTGCCCCCGACATCGCGTTGACCCAGGTGCTGGTGGAGACGGTCAGCCTCACCGTCTTCGTGCTGGTGCTGCGGCGCCTCCCCGACTACTTCACCGACCGGCCGCTGCGGGTGACGCGCTTCTACCGGATGGCGCTGGCCACCGGCGTCGGCGTCGCGGTGGCCGGGTTCGTGCTGGTCGCGGCGGCCGCCCGCAGCACCACCCCGATCTCGGACTCGTTCCCGCTGATGGCCTACGTCGAGGGCTACGGCCGCAACGTCGTCAACGTGACCCTGGTCGACATCCGGGCCTGGGACACCTTCGGCGAGATCTCCGTGCTGGTGGCGGCGGCCACCGGGGTGGCCAGCCTGATCTTCCTGGACTCCCGCTCGACCGGCATCCGCCGCGTCCACGAGATCCCCTATCCCCAGGGCGTGCAGAAGCAGCCCACGCGTCCCGGACGGCGGGTCTGGCTTCCGGGACCGCGGACGCTGAGCCCGGAGCGGCGCTCGATCGTCTTCGAGGTCGTGACGCGCCTGGTCTTCCACACCATCGTGGTGTTCTCGATCTACCTGCTCGTCGCTGGTCACAACCTGCCCGGCGGCGGCTTCGCCGCGGGCATGGTCACGGGCCTGGCGCTGATGGTGCGCTACCTCGCGGGCGGTCGCTACGAGCTCAACGAGGCCGCGCCGATCGACGCCGGCGTGCTGATCGGGTCCGGGCTCTTCGTCGCGGCGCTCTCGGGCATCGGGCCGATGCTCGTCGGCGGCGCGGTGCTGCAGACCGCCGACGTCTACGTCACGCTGCCGCTGCTCGGCGAGGTCCACCTGGTGTCCTCGGTGGGCTTCGACATCGGTGTCTACCTCGTCGTTGTCGGGCTGGTGCTCGACCTGCTGCGCACCTTCGGCTCCCAGCTCGACCGCGAGATCCTGCGCAGCGAGCGCCAGGACGCGGCTGCTGCGCCGGAAGCGTCGGGGGTGCACTGA
- a CDS encoding ATP-binding protein — protein sequence MAHVQRQVGRLSFVVVCYVVAPWMGLDSFTVDPRIAEVWPLGGVGFVLLTLAWDLPRPRLAAVLAAMVAVVTATALLVGQPPAYAVWFGVVAVLQPLAMAAAYQRGRGAPGWAPRHAADVGTLLAAAVASSLLVGLLGGYPGLALTDLPSKVLLWWVLRNAVFSFVGGLILSVLLHRDEPEALPPSAWYHRVGLAAVAALCVLGTYHDPSLPLSWLLIVPSVWGGMTLTVRGTAWLTLYVALVAAGMTYLPQNQFGYAGLLPAASIVDLLVVASSAFALLLALMRDQRARLIEQLDARGRESEAQRGLLEAVLDAMDEGVLVVGQEGVRRHNSATRQLLGRAVPLDQALSWSDAFGLQTLDGQPLTDDVLRRVLYEGADGDRLEVRVGRGAGARVLEVSAQSVRHGSEASRLLLLHDVTAQRARVRELSSFASMVAHDLRGPLTVLDGWLEVVEDDPAEGEAALARARDASQRMRQVIEDWLNYAVVQEGRLHPEVVALEELVAGLVESRRSAGLDHDEPRFELDLPHRVRADPGLLRQLLDNLVDNAVKYTAAGEVPAVTLRSDDDREPGWVRVEVVDRGIGVPEGQEEQIFEEFHRGPAEGRSQGTGLGLALTRRIVAMHGGQMTARRNPDGGSTFAFTVPAA from the coding sequence GTGGCGCACGTGCAACGTCAGGTGGGACGCCTCTCCTTCGTGGTGGTCTGCTACGTGGTGGCGCCCTGGATGGGGCTCGACAGCTTCACCGTCGACCCGCGGATCGCCGAGGTCTGGCCCCTGGGCGGCGTCGGCTTCGTGCTGCTCACCCTGGCCTGGGACCTCCCCCGGCCCCGCCTGGCCGCCGTGCTCGCGGCGATGGTGGCCGTCGTCACGGCCACCGCGCTGCTGGTCGGCCAGCCCCCGGCGTACGCCGTGTGGTTCGGCGTCGTCGCGGTGCTGCAGCCGCTCGCCATGGCGGCGGCGTACCAACGGGGGCGCGGAGCGCCCGGCTGGGCCCCGCGCCACGCCGCCGACGTCGGGACCCTGCTGGCCGCGGCGGTGGCCTCCTCGCTGCTGGTCGGCCTGCTCGGGGGCTACCCCGGTCTGGCGCTGACCGACCTGCCGAGCAAGGTGCTGCTGTGGTGGGTGCTGCGCAACGCGGTCTTCAGCTTCGTCGGCGGGCTCATCCTCTCGGTGCTGCTGCACCGCGACGAGCCCGAGGCGCTGCCGCCCAGCGCGTGGTACCACCGCGTCGGGCTGGCCGCGGTCGCCGCCCTGTGCGTGCTCGGGACCTACCACGACCCCTCGCTGCCGCTGTCGTGGCTGCTCATCGTGCCGAGCGTGTGGGGCGGCATGACGCTGACCGTGCGCGGGACCGCCTGGCTGACCCTGTACGTCGCCCTGGTGGCCGCCGGGATGACCTACCTGCCCCAGAACCAGTTCGGCTACGCCGGCTTGCTGCCCGCCGCCTCGATCGTCGACCTGCTCGTCGTGGCGAGCAGTGCCTTCGCGCTGCTGCTGGCGCTGATGCGCGACCAGCGGGCCCGGCTGATCGAGCAGCTCGACGCCCGCGGCCGCGAGTCCGAGGCGCAGCGCGGGCTGCTCGAGGCGGTGCTCGATGCGATGGACGAGGGCGTGCTCGTCGTCGGCCAGGAGGGCGTACGTCGCCACAACAGCGCGACCCGGCAGCTGCTGGGCCGAGCGGTGCCGCTGGACCAGGCCCTTTCCTGGAGCGACGCCTTCGGCCTGCAGACCCTCGACGGGCAGCCGCTGACCGACGACGTGCTGCGCCGGGTGCTCTACGAGGGGGCCGACGGCGACCGGTTGGAGGTGCGGGTCGGCCGGGGCGCCGGCGCCCGGGTGCTCGAGGTCTCGGCCCAGTCCGTGCGGCACGGCAGCGAGGCCTCGCGGCTGCTGCTCCTGCACGACGTGACCGCGCAGCGGGCCCGGGTCCGGGAGCTCAGCAGCTTCGCCAGCATGGTCGCCCACGACCTGCGCGGCCCGCTGACCGTGCTCGACGGCTGGCTCGAGGTGGTCGAGGACGACCCGGCGGAGGGCGAGGCGGCGCTGGCCCGGGCACGCGACGCCAGCCAGCGGATGCGGCAGGTGATCGAGGACTGGCTCAACTACGCCGTGGTGCAGGAGGGCCGGCTGCACCCCGAGGTGGTCGCGCTCGAGGAGCTCGTGGCCGGCCTGGTGGAGTCACGCCGCTCCGCGGGCCTCGACCACGACGAGCCCCGCTTCGAGCTCGACCTGCCGCACCGGGTGCGGGCCGACCCGGGCCTGCTGCGCCAGCTGCTGGACAACCTCGTCGACAACGCCGTGAAGTACACCGCGGCCGGCGAGGTCCCGGCGGTGACGCTGCGCTCGGACGACGACCGTGAGCCGGGCTGGGTGCGGGTGGAGGTCGTCGACCGGGGCATCGGCGTGCCCGAGGGCCAGGAGGAGCAGATCTTCGAGGAGTTCCACCGTGGCCCCGCCGAGGGACGCTCGCAGGGCACCGGCCTGGGGCTGGCGCTGACCCGGCGCATCGTGGCGATGCACGGGGGTCAGATGACGGCGCGGCGCAACCCCGACGGGGGCAGCACCTTCGCCTTCACCGTCCCAGCGGCCTGA
- the rodA gene encoding rod shape-determining protein RodA, with protein MTVLPLARFSVARSRVVVPPLDWVLVGCAGLIMTIGTLLVWSATATNDVLTGGDSTAYLHKHLVNVVIGLVLGAVVMATDHRWVRIVTPLVYAGSVVGLLLVLVMGSTINGSRSWLMIGGLSIQPAEFAKLAVVIGMAMIVAERTENSRRRKVGLVDVALMGAVAGLPAILIMAQPDLGTMLVLTATVFGVLAVAGVPRRWLVGLLAGGLTLAMLVVAAGVLKAYQVNRFLAFTNPDLDPRGAGYNTTQARIAIGNGGLFGQGLFDGSQTRSRFVPEQHTDFIFTVAGEELGLVGAGLVIVLFAVLLWRALLIARHAEDMFGRVAAAGIACWFAFQAFQNIGMCLGIMPVTGVPLPLVSYGGSSMFASMMAIGLLVNIGMRGTGAGRPGFGVRPLGR; from the coding sequence GTGACCGTCCTGCCGCTCGCCCGGTTCTCCGTGGCCCGCAGCCGCGTCGTGGTCCCGCCGCTGGACTGGGTGCTCGTGGGCTGCGCCGGGCTGATCATGACCATCGGCACGCTGCTGGTGTGGTCGGCGACCGCCACCAACGACGTGCTCACCGGCGGCGACTCCACGGCGTACCTCCACAAGCACCTCGTCAACGTCGTCATCGGCCTCGTGCTCGGCGCGGTGGTGATGGCCACCGACCACCGGTGGGTCCGCATCGTCACCCCCCTGGTGTACGCCGGGTCGGTGGTCGGGCTGCTGCTCGTGCTCGTCATGGGCAGCACCATCAACGGCTCGCGGTCCTGGCTGATGATCGGCGGCCTGTCCATCCAGCCGGCCGAGTTCGCCAAGCTGGCCGTGGTGATCGGGATGGCGATGATCGTCGCCGAGCGCACCGAGAACTCCCGCCGCCGCAAGGTCGGGCTGGTCGACGTCGCGCTGATGGGCGCGGTCGCCGGCCTCCCCGCGATCCTGATCATGGCCCAGCCCGACCTCGGCACCATGCTGGTGCTCACCGCCACCGTCTTCGGGGTCCTCGCCGTGGCGGGGGTGCCGCGCCGCTGGCTGGTCGGGCTCCTCGCCGGCGGGCTCACCCTGGCGATGCTCGTGGTGGCCGCCGGGGTGCTCAAGGCCTACCAGGTCAACCGCTTCCTGGCCTTCACCAACCCCGACCTCGACCCCCGGGGCGCCGGCTACAACACCACCCAGGCCCGGATCGCGATCGGCAACGGCGGGCTCTTCGGCCAGGGGCTCTTCGACGGCTCGCAGACGCGCTCGCGGTTCGTGCCCGAGCAGCACACCGACTTCATCTTCACCGTCGCCGGCGAGGAGCTGGGCCTGGTCGGCGCCGGCCTGGTCATCGTGCTGTTCGCGGTGCTGCTGTGGCGCGCGCTGCTCATCGCCCGGCACGCCGAGGACATGTTCGGCCGGGTCGCCGCGGCGGGCATCGCCTGCTGGTTCGCCTTCCAGGCCTTCCAGAACATCGGGATGTGCCTGGGGATCATGCCGGTCACCGGCGTGCCGCTGCCGCTGGTCTCCTACGGCGGGTCGTCGATGTTCGCCTCGATGATGGCGATCGGGCTGCTGGTCAACATCGGCATGCGCGGCACCGGCGCGGGTCGCCCGGGCTTCGGCGTCAGGCCGCTGGGACGGTGA